In the genome of Globicephala melas chromosome 7, mGloMel1.2, whole genome shotgun sequence, one region contains:
- the FLACC1 gene encoding flagellum-associated coiled-coil domain-containing protein 1 — protein sequence LVYCPCWDPWNLGPRKLIETPQPPRKTSPVKSKLTPPPPASKKQNYAQLITKSVIAPKLALHLIFHLEAQEIINVSPGYRLVRNREQICVTLGDEMSARKKHSESENMDKVRTSRTAIITDLEEQISELTAIIEQMNRAHRSAQKLLANEMDLRCAEMQKNFESKRRELEETHAAQLSELEKNYKAALKAEKLAAQDKLEDMGKEYKYLKNMFHIYQDSIYDGMEKWSEKKAEWEKEWEKILLQQSEYRKFRLFDDRCTKKLALSLVST from the exons CTCGTCTACTGCCCCTGCTGGGATCCCTGGAACTTGGGACCACGGAAACTAATCGAGACCCCTCAGCCACCAAGAAAGACCTCCCCAGTGAAATCCAA GCTAACTCCTCCTCCTCCggcttcaaaaaaacaaaattatgccCAACTGATAACAAAATCTGTTATTGCCCCAAA GCTTGCACTACACCTTATCTTCCACCTTGAGGCCCAGGAAATAATAAACGTGTCACCTGGCTACCGCTTAGTTCGGAATAGGGAGCAGATTTGCGTCACCTTGGGAGACGAGATGTCTGCTAGGAAAAAGCATTCAGAATCAGAGAACATGGACAAAGTCAGGACTTCCAG GACTGCTATCATTACTGACCTCGAAGAACAGATCTCAGAGCTGACAGCGATAATAGAGCAAATGAACAGAGCCCATCGTTCTGCCCAAAAACTG CTCGCCAATGAAATGGATCTCCGCTGTGCTGAGATGCAGAAGAACTTTGAAAGCAAGAGGAG AGAA CTCGAGGAGACTCACGCAGCACAGCTCAGTGAGCTGGAGAAAAACTACAAAGCAGCCTTGAAGGCAGAGAAGTTGGCTGCCCAGGATAAACTAG AGGATATGGGAAAGGAATATAAGTATCTGAAGAATATGTTTCATATATATCAG GACAGCATTTATGATGGAATGGAGAAGTGGTCAGAGAAGAAGGCAGAATGGGAGAAGGAGTGGGAAAAGATCCTGTTACAGCAAAGTGAGTACAGAAAgtttagactttttgatgacagatGCACCAAGAAACTAGCATTAAGTTTGGTCTCAACTTGA
- the CASP8 gene encoding caspase-8: MNFNRCLYNIGEQLGSEDLAALKFLSLDYIPHRKQEPIKDALVLFQRLQEKRMLEESNLSFLKELLFRMNRLDLLTYLDTNEEEMERELQMPGRAQISAYRVMLFQISEDMTKQELKDFKFFLSEKIARYKLDDDMTLLDIFIEMEKRLMLGERYLDTLKRICEQINKSLLKKINDYEELSREQGMSLGRGPDEFSNDVSQLFISGGSFEMLAMSDSPGEKDSESQTSNTVYRMKSKPRGYCLIFNNYDFSIARKDVPKLHSMKDRNGTNLDAEALRKTFSELHFEIVHYKDYTAKKICEVLKSYQSMDHNNKDCFICCILSHGDKGIIYGSDGQEAPIYELTSYFTGSKCPSLLGKPKIFFIQACQGYNYQRGIAVETDSEQKETYLEMDSSLQKRYIPDEADFLLGMATVDNYVSYRSPMEGTWYIQSLCQSLRERCPRGEDILTILTNVNFEVSNKDDKKNMGKQMPQPTFTLRKKLFFPLN, encoded by the exons ATGAATTTCAACAGATGTCTGTATAATATTGGGGAACAGCTGGGCAGTGAAGACCTGGCTGCCCTCAAGTTCCTGAGCCTGGACTACATTCCACATAGGAAGCAGGAACCCATCAAGGATGCCTTGGTGCTATTCCAGAGGCTCCAGGAAAAGAGAATGTTGGAGGAAAGCAACCTGTCCTTCTTGAAGGAGCTGCTTTTCCGAATGAATAGACTGGATCTGCTCACCTACCTGGACACCAATgaggaggagatggagagggagCTTCAGATGCCGGGCAGGGCCCAGATCTCTGCCTATAG GGTCATGCTTTTTCAGATTTCAGAAGATATGACCAAACAGGAATTGAAGGACTTCAAGTTTTTTTTGAGCGAGAAGATCGCCAGATATAAGCTGGATGATGACATG ACCTTGCTTGATATTTTCATAGAGATGGAGAAGAGGCTCATGCTAGGGGAAAGATACTTGGACACCCTGAAAAGAATCTGTGAGCAAATCAACAAGAGCTTGCTGAAGAAAATCAACGATTATGAAGAACTAAGCAGAG agcAAGGAATGAGCCTTGGAAGAGGTCCAGATGAATTTTCAAACG ATGTGTCACAATTGTTCATAAGTGGGGGCTCCTTTGAAATGCTGGCCATGTCGGACTCTCCAGGAGAAAAGGACAGTGAGTCACAG ACATCGAACACAGTTTACCGAATGAAAAGCAAACCTCGGGGATACTGTTTGATCTTTAACAATTATGATTTTAGCATAGCAAGGAAGGATGTGCCCAAACTTCACAGCATGAAGGATAGGAATGGAACAAACTTGGATGCAG AGGCTTTGAGAAAGACCTTTAGTGAGCTTCATTTTGAGATAGTGCATTACAAAGACTACACTGCGAAGAAAATCTGTGAGGTTCTGAAATCCTACCAAAGCATGGACCACAATAACAAGGactgcttcatctgctgcatcCTCTCCCATGGAGACAAAGGCATCATCTATGGCTCCGATGGGCAGGAAGCCCCCATCTATGAGCTGACCTCTTACTTCACTGGTTCAAAGTGCCCTTCCCTTCTTGGCAAACCCAAAATCTTTTTTATTCAGGCTTGTCAAGGGTATAACTACCAGAGAGGTATAGCTGTTGAAACTGACTCAGAACAGAAGGAAACCTATTTAGAAATGGATTCATCGCTTCAGAAGAGATATATCCCAGATGAGGCTGACTTTCTGCTGGGGATGGCCACCGTGGACAACTATGTTTCCTACCGAAGCCCCATGGAGGGGACCTGGTATATCCAGTCACTTTGCCAGAGCCTGAGAGAAAGATGTCCTAG GGGTGAAGATATTCTCACCATCCTTACCAATGTGAACTTTGAAGTAAGCAATAAGGATGACAAGAAAAATATGGGCAAACAGATGCCACAACCTACTTTCACACTGAGGAAAAAACTCTTCTTTCCCCTTAATTGA